In Caretta caretta isolate rCarCar2 chromosome 20, rCarCar1.hap1, whole genome shotgun sequence, a single window of DNA contains:
- the NACC1 gene encoding nucleus accumbens-associated protein 1 isoform X1, with protein sequence MAQTLQMEIPNFGNSILECLNEQRLQGLYCDVSVVVKGHAFKAHRAVLAASSSYFRDLFNNSKSAVVELPAAVQPQSFQQILSFCYTGRLSMNVGDQFLLMYTAGFLQIQEIMEKGTEFFLKVSSPSCDSQGLHAEETPSSEPQSPVAQTSTWPSCNTPLPLVSRVKTEQQESDSVQCTFVVKRLWDNGQKEGGGGGGGNNGSRKMAKFSTQDLGGNRQQQQGAQAAAGGGGGSGPSVVSGPSTSDQTSPGTSSAYTSDSPSSYHNEEDEEEDAAEEGSDEQYRQICNMYTMYSMMNVGQTAAAAEKVEALPDQVASESRNRIRVRQDLASLPAELINQIGNRCHPKLYDEGDPAEKLELVTGTNVYITRAQLMNCHVSAGTRHKVLLRRLLASFFDRNTLANSCGTGIRSSTNDPSRKPLDSRVLHAVKFYCQNFAPNFKESEMNAIAADMCTNARRVVRKSWIPKLKLLMAEGDTYTTFINDTGKMEPDIMGVEQSFETGSHDGDAGTSAESLQ encoded by the exons ATGGCGCAGACTCTGCAGATGGAGATCCCCAACTTCGGCAACAGCATCCTGGAGTGCCTGAACGAGCAGCGCCTTCAGGGGCTGTACTGCGACGTCTCGGTGGTGGTGAAAGGCCACGCCTTCAAGGCTCACCGGGCCGTCCTGGCGGCCAGCAGCTCCTACTTCCGGGACCTTTTCAACAACAGCAAGAGCGCGGTGGTGGAGCTGCCGGCGGCTGTGCAGCCCCAGTCCTTCCAGCAGATCCTCAGCTTCTGCTACACGGGCCGGCTGAGCATGAATGTGGGAGACCAGTTCCTGCTGATGTACACGGCCGGCTTCCTCCAGATCCAGGAGATCATGGAGAAAGGGACTGAGTTCTTCCTAAAGGTCAGCTCCCCCAGCTGCGACTCCCAGGGCCTGCACGCCGAGGAGACCCCTTCCTCCGAGCCCCAGAGCCCCGTGGCCCAGACCTCCACCTGGCCCTCCTGTAACACCCCCTTGCCCCTCGTGTCCCGCGTCAAGACAGAGCAGCAGGAGTCGGACTCCGTCCAGTGCACTTTTGTGGTCAAGCGGCTCTGGGACAACGGCCAGAAGGAGGGCGgaggcgggggaggaggcaaCAACGGGAGCCGCAAAATGGCCAAGTTCTCCACGCAGGACCTCGGAGGCaaccggcagcagcagcagggggcgcaagcagcagcagggggcgggggcggcaGCGGGCCCAGTGTGGTGAGCGGGCCCAGCACGTCCGACCAGACCAGCCCCGGCACGTCCAGCGCCTACACGAGCGACAGCCCGAGCTCCTATCACAACGaggaggacgaagaggaggatGCGGCCGAGGAAGGCTCCGATGAGCAGTACCGGCAGATCTGCAACATGTACACGATGTACAGCATGATGAATGTAGGGCAGACAG CAGCGGCCGCAGAGAAGGTGGAAGCCCTGCCCGACCAGGTGGCCTCTGAGTCTCGCAACCGGATCCGGGTGCGGCAGGACCTGGCGTCGCTGCCGGCCGAGCTCATCAACCAGATCGGGAACCGGTGTCACCCCAAGCTGTACGACGAGGGCGACCCTGCGGAGAAGCTGGAGCTCGtgacag gAACGAACGTGTACATCACCCGGGCACAGCTGATGAACTGCCATGTCAGCGCGGGGACGCGGCACAAAGTGCTTCTGAGGCGGCTTCTGGCGTCCTTTTTTGATCG GAACACTCTGGCAAACAGCTGTGGTACTGGCATCCGCTCGTCCACCAACGACCCCAGCCGGAAGCCGCTGGACAGCAGGGTGCTGCATGCCGTGAAGT TCTACTGCCAGAACTTCGCCCCCAACTTCAAGGAGAGCGAGATGAACGCCATCGCCGCCGACATGTGCACGAATGCCCGGCGCGTGGTCCGTAAGAGCTGGATCCCCAAGCTCAAGCTGCTGATGGCAGAAGGTGACACCTACACCACGTTCATCAACGACACTGGGAAGATGGAGCCGGACATCATGGGAGTGGAGCAGAGCTTTGAGACAGGCAGTCACGACGGGGATGCAGGGACCTCGGCCGAGAGCCTCCAGTAA
- the NACC1 gene encoding nucleus accumbens-associated protein 1 isoform X2, producing the protein MAQTLQMEIPNFGNSILECLNEQRLQGLYCDVSVVVKGHAFKAHRAVLAASSSYFRDLFNNSKSAVVELPAAVQPQSFQQILSFCYTGRLSMNVGDQFLLMYTAGFLQIQEIMEKGTEFFLKVSSPSCDSQGLHAEETPSSEPQSPVAQTSTWPSCNTPLPLVSRVKTEQQESDSVQCTFVVKRLWDNGQKEGGGGGGGNNGSRKMAKFSTQDLGGNRQQQQGAQAAAGGGGGSGPSVVSGPSTSDQTSPGTSSAYTSDSPSSYHNEEDEEEDAAEEGSDEQYRQICNMYTMYSMMNVGQTAAAEKVEALPDQVASESRNRIRVRQDLASLPAELINQIGNRCHPKLYDEGDPAEKLELVTGTNVYITRAQLMNCHVSAGTRHKVLLRRLLASFFDRNTLANSCGTGIRSSTNDPSRKPLDSRVLHAVKFYCQNFAPNFKESEMNAIAADMCTNARRVVRKSWIPKLKLLMAEGDTYTTFINDTGKMEPDIMGVEQSFETGSHDGDAGTSAESLQ; encoded by the exons ATGGCGCAGACTCTGCAGATGGAGATCCCCAACTTCGGCAACAGCATCCTGGAGTGCCTGAACGAGCAGCGCCTTCAGGGGCTGTACTGCGACGTCTCGGTGGTGGTGAAAGGCCACGCCTTCAAGGCTCACCGGGCCGTCCTGGCGGCCAGCAGCTCCTACTTCCGGGACCTTTTCAACAACAGCAAGAGCGCGGTGGTGGAGCTGCCGGCGGCTGTGCAGCCCCAGTCCTTCCAGCAGATCCTCAGCTTCTGCTACACGGGCCGGCTGAGCATGAATGTGGGAGACCAGTTCCTGCTGATGTACACGGCCGGCTTCCTCCAGATCCAGGAGATCATGGAGAAAGGGACTGAGTTCTTCCTAAAGGTCAGCTCCCCCAGCTGCGACTCCCAGGGCCTGCACGCCGAGGAGACCCCTTCCTCCGAGCCCCAGAGCCCCGTGGCCCAGACCTCCACCTGGCCCTCCTGTAACACCCCCTTGCCCCTCGTGTCCCGCGTCAAGACAGAGCAGCAGGAGTCGGACTCCGTCCAGTGCACTTTTGTGGTCAAGCGGCTCTGGGACAACGGCCAGAAGGAGGGCGgaggcgggggaggaggcaaCAACGGGAGCCGCAAAATGGCCAAGTTCTCCACGCAGGACCTCGGAGGCaaccggcagcagcagcagggggcgcaagcagcagcagggggcgggggcggcaGCGGGCCCAGTGTGGTGAGCGGGCCCAGCACGTCCGACCAGACCAGCCCCGGCACGTCCAGCGCCTACACGAGCGACAGCCCGAGCTCCTATCACAACGaggaggacgaagaggaggatGCGGCCGAGGAAGGCTCCGATGAGCAGTACCGGCAGATCTGCAACATGTACACGATGTACAGCATGATGAATGTAGGGCAGACAG CGGCCGCAGAGAAGGTGGAAGCCCTGCCCGACCAGGTGGCCTCTGAGTCTCGCAACCGGATCCGGGTGCGGCAGGACCTGGCGTCGCTGCCGGCCGAGCTCATCAACCAGATCGGGAACCGGTGTCACCCCAAGCTGTACGACGAGGGCGACCCTGCGGAGAAGCTGGAGCTCGtgacag gAACGAACGTGTACATCACCCGGGCACAGCTGATGAACTGCCATGTCAGCGCGGGGACGCGGCACAAAGTGCTTCTGAGGCGGCTTCTGGCGTCCTTTTTTGATCG GAACACTCTGGCAAACAGCTGTGGTACTGGCATCCGCTCGTCCACCAACGACCCCAGCCGGAAGCCGCTGGACAGCAGGGTGCTGCATGCCGTGAAGT TCTACTGCCAGAACTTCGCCCCCAACTTCAAGGAGAGCGAGATGAACGCCATCGCCGCCGACATGTGCACGAATGCCCGGCGCGTGGTCCGTAAGAGCTGGATCCCCAAGCTCAAGCTGCTGATGGCAGAAGGTGACACCTACACCACGTTCATCAACGACACTGGGAAGATGGAGCCGGACATCATGGGAGTGGAGCAGAGCTTTGAGACAGGCAGTCACGACGGGGATGCAGGGACCTCGGCCGAGAGCCTCCAGTAA
- the TRMT1 gene encoding tRNA (guanine(26)-N(2))-dimethyltransferase — translation MKAKFTPLAWFMRHCILQPGRTVTNQLAGRGRRFLPPEDLPAGKLCPSKHMEGECPQEANGSHPEQREEQPPTSDLAMDTGSCAGPVKTGETVIMEGKAKIIFPSANEVFYNPVQEFNRDLTCAVITEFIRLQLSAKGIQIAVPGEEKVEKVVVDLSEGEEAGSEPAPEGEGAAAVGEVCKEGVRILEALAASGLRSIRFAKEVPGLRAVVANDFSSKAVELMARNIQFNGVGHLVTSSLADARMLMYQQKAEKHPFDIIDLDPYGSPATFLDAAVQAVSEGGLLCVTCTDMAVMAGNSGETCYSKYGAMSIKGKFCHEMALRIILHSLDRRANCYQRYIMPLLSVSADFYIRVFVRVFTGQATVKASASKQALVYNCVGCGTHRFQRLGKMTSHGSNFKYSAASGPPVGPSCEHCHQRHQLGGPMWAEPLHDLAFVQRVLSALGSNPGRFGTQDRIQGVLSMVTEELSDVPLYYTLDCLSSTIHCNTPSLLQFRSALLHAGYRVSLSHACKNAIKTDAPPSVLWDIMRCWERIHPVKRERLSDTSPAFHILSVEPTLQASFTIREDANPKSRKQGLKRFQENPEAYWGPKARAKAGGGISTSLQDKRKLHQNKRKERAEDGGRLKNTPYKRLKEGSCAGAEKCCPSPEPAPQAVKTDSPPP, via the exons ATGAAGGCTAAGTTCACTCCACTGGCTTGGTTTATGAGACACTGCATCCTGCAGCCGGGCAGAACTGTAACAAATCAGCTGGCTGGAAGGGGCCGGAGATTCCTGCCACCAGAAGATCTGCCAGCTGGAAAGCTCTGTCCTTCCAAGCACATGGAAGGGGAATGCCCACAGGAAGCCAATGGCTCCCATCCAGAGCAGCGTGAGGAGCAGCCGCCTACATCTGATCTAGCGATGGACACTGGGAGCTGCGCTGGCCCCGTGAAAACTGGGGAGACTGTGATCATGGAGGGGAAAGCAAAGATCATCTTCCCCAGTGCCAACGAAGTGTTCTACAACCCTGTGCAAGAGTTTAACCGAGACCTGAC GTGTGCCGTGATCACAGAATTCATTCGCCTTCAGCTTTCGGCCAAGGGGATTCAGA TTGCCGTGCCAGGAGAGGAGAAGGTCGAGAAGGTGGTTGTGGATCTTTCCGAAGGGGAGGAGGCTGGGTCAGAACCAGCACccgaaggggagggggcagcggcaGTGGGAGAAGTGTGCAAG GAAGGAGTGCGGATCTTGGAGGCCTTGGCCGCCTCGGGGCTCCGCTCTATCCGCTTTGCCAAGGAGGTGCCCGGCCTCCGGGCTGTGGTGGCCAACGATTTCTCTTCCAAAGCCGTCGAGCTCATGGCGAGGAACATCCAGTTCAATGGAGTTGGGCACCTGGTGACGTCGAGCTTGGCCGATGCCAG GATGCTGATGTATCAGCAGAAGGCGGAGAAGCATCCGTTCGACATCATCGACCTGGACCCATACGGCAGCCCTGCCACCTTCCTGGATGCCGCCGTGCAGGCGGTGAGTGAAGGAG GCCTGCTGTGTGTTACCTGTACCGACATGGCAGTGATGGCCGGGAACAGCGGGGAGACGTGTTACAGCAAGTACGGAGCCATGTCCATCAAGGGCAAGTTCTGCCATGAGatg GCCCTGCGGATCATCCTGCACAGCCTGGACCGGCGCGCCAATTGCTACCAGCGCTACATCATGCCACTGCTGTCGGTCAGCGCCGACTTCTACATCCGGGTCTTCGTGCGGGTCTTCACTGGCCAGGCCACCGTGAAAGCCTCTGCCAG CAAACAGGCCCTGGTGTATAACTGTGTGGGCTGCGGGACGCACCGCTTCCAGAGACTCGGCAAGATGACCAGCCACGGGAGCAA TTTTAAATACTCGGCTGCCTCTGGCCCCCCAGTGGGCCCCTCCTGCGAGCACTGCCACCAGCGGCACCAG CTGGGTGGCCCCATGTGGGCGGAGCCCCTCCACGACCTAGCTTTTGTCCAGAGGGTCCTGTCGGCCTTGGGGAGCAACCCGGGACGGTTCGGGACACAGGATCGGATCCAGGGGGTGCTCAGCATGGTGACCGAG GAGCTGAGTGACGTCCCGTTGTACTACACCCTCGACTGCCTGAGTAGCACCATCCACTGCAACACGCCCTCCCTGCTGCAGTTCAG ATCCGCCCTCCTCCATGCCGGCTACCGTGTGTCGCTCTCCCACGCCTGCAAGAACGCCATCAAGACGGATGCCCCGCCCTCCGTCCTCTGGGACATCATGAGATGctgg GAGAGAATCCATCCAGTGAAGAGAGAGCGACTCTCGGACACCAGCCCAGCCTTCCACATCCTCTCTGTGGAGCCCAC GCTGCAGGCATCCTTCACCATCCGCGAGGACGCCAACCCCAAATCCAGGAAGCAGGGTCTGAAACGGTTCCAGGAGAATCCCGAAGCGTACTGGGGCCCTAAAGCCAGAGCTAAAGCAGG GGGTGGCATTTCCACCTCCCTGCAGGACAAGAGGAAACTGCATCAGAACAAGCGGAAGGAGAGAGCGGAGGACGGGGGCCGCTTGAAAAACACCCCCTACAAGAGGCTCAAGGAG GGGAGCTGCGCGGGGGCTGAGAAGTGCTGCCCCTCCCCTGAACCGGCCCCCCAGGCTGTGAAGACCGACAGCCCCCCCCCGTAA